Proteins encoded in a region of the Zea mays cultivar B73 chromosome 4, Zm-B73-REFERENCE-NAM-5.0, whole genome shotgun sequence genome:
- the LOC109945481 gene encoding probable indole-3-pyruvate monooxygenase YUCCA10: MELVVLIVGAGPAGLATAACLSQRSIPYLIVEREDCSASLWRYRTYDRVKLHLSKEFSCLPYMPHEEDTPTYIPKAEFLKYLDCYREHFGIKPRYCTCVVSAAYDEGTGRWVVAARDTVEGTEIRYAARFLVVATGENGAGRIPEIQGLESFCGEAIHSSTYKSGKSYAGRRVLVVGAGNSGMEIAYDLANHGADTSIVVRSPVHIMPKELIRLGMTFVQYMPVTIVDLFLVKLADFIFGDLSNYGIVRPGVGPLQLKSKTGRSSVIDVGTAGLIKKGVVKVFKRISKITGNKVQFECGKDCEFDAIVFATGYKSSANLWLKADDKCMVNSDGRPNTCRPNIWKGENGLYFSGFRRMGLAGICMDAYNIANEIVSVY, from the exons ATGGAGTTGGTCGTGCTAATCGTCGGCGCTGGCCCAGCCGGACTGGCGACGGCGGCATGCCTGAGCCAGCGCTCGATCCCGTACCTGATCGTTGAGCGCGAGGACTGCAGCGCGTCGCTGTGGCGCTACCGTACCTACGACCGCGTGAAGCTCCACCTGTCCAAGGAGTTCAGCTGCCTGCCGTACATGCCGCACGAGGAAGACACCCCGACCTACATCCCCAAGGCGGAGTTCCTCAAGTACTTGGACTGCTACCGCGAGCATTTCGGCATCAAGCCCAGGTACTGCACTTGCGTCGTGTCGGCAGCATACGATGAGGGAACCGGCCGCTGGGTCGTCGCCGCACGTGACACGGTCGAGGGCACGGAGATCCGGTACGCGGCCAGGTTCCTGGTTGTGGCCACCGGCGAGAATGGAGCGGGGAGGATTCCGGAGATCCAGGGTCTGGAGAGCTTCTGCGGGGAGGCTATCCACTCCTCGACCTACAAGTCTGGAAAAAGCTATGCCGGGAGAAGGGTTCTGGTGGTTGGTGCTGGAAATTCCGGGATGGAGATCGCCTATGATCTTGCAAACCATGGTGCCGACACCTCGATTGTTGTTCGCAGTCCG GTACACATAATGCCCAAGGAGCTGATCCGTCTCGGAATGACATTTGTCCAATACATGCCAGTTACAATAGTTGACCTTTTCTTAGTGAAGCTAGCCGATTTCATATTTGGTGATCTATCAAATTATGGCATCGTACGGCCTGGAGTTGGCCCCCTACAACTCAAATCCAAAACAGGTAGATCTTCTGTAATTGATGTTGGGACAGCAGGGTTGATTAAGAAAGGCGTCGTGAAG GTGTTCAAGAGGATTTCGAAGATCACTGGAAACAAAGTTCAGTTCGAATGCGGGAAGGACTGCGAATTCGATGCCATCGTGTTTGCAACAGGTTACAAGAGCAGTGcgaatctttggctcaag GCAGACGACAAGTGCATGGTGAACAGTGACGGACGTCCAAACACATGTCGTCCCAATATTTGGAAAGGAGAAAATGGCCTCTATTTCTCTGGTTTTAGGAGGATGGGATTGGCTGGTATTTGCATGGATGCTTATAATATTGCCAATGAAATCGTATCTGTCTACTGA
- the LOC103652869 gene encoding probable indole-3-pyruvate monooxygenase YUCCA10 has product MELVVLIVGAGPAGLATAACLSQRSIPYLIVEREDCSASLWRYRTYDRVKLHLSKEFSCLPYMPHEEDTPTYIPKAEFLKYLDCYREHFGIKPRYCTSVVSAAYDEGTGRWVVAARDTVEGTEIRYAARFLVVATGENGAGRIPEIQGLESFCGEAIHSSTYKSGRSYAGRRVLVVGAGNSGMEIAYDLANHGADTSIVVRSPVHIMPKELIRLGMTFVQYMPVTIVDLFLVKLADFIFGDLSNYGIVRPGVGPLQLKSKTGRSSVIDVGTAGLIKKGVVKVFKRISKITGNKVQFECGKDCEFDAIVFATGYKSSANLWLKADDKCMVNSDGRPNTCRPNIWKGENGLYFSGFRRMGLAGICMDAYNIANEIVSVY; this is encoded by the exons ATGGAGTTGGTCGTGCTAATCGTCGGCGCTGGCCCAGCCGGACTGGCGACGGCGGCATGCCTGAGCCAGCGCTCGATCCCGTACCTGATCGTTGAGCGCGAGGACTGCAGCGCGTCGCTGTGGCGCTACCGCACCTACGACCGCGTGAAGCTCCACCTGTCCAAGGAGTTCAGCTGCCTGCCGTACATGCCGCACGAGGAAGACACCCCGACCTACATCCCCAAGGCGGAGTTCCTCAAGTACTTGGACTGCTACCGCGAGCATTTCGGCATCAAGCCCAGGTACTGCACTTCCGTCGTGTCGGCAGCATACGATGAGGGGACCGGCCGCTGGGTCGTCGCCGCACGTGACACGGTCGAGGGCACGGAGATCAGGTACGCGGCCAGGTTCCTGGTTGTGGCCACCGGCGAGAATGGAGCGGGGAGGATTCCGGAGATCCAGGGCCTGGAGAGCTTCTGCGGGGAGGCTATCCACTCCTCGACCTACAAGTCTGGAAGAAGCTATGCCGGGAGAAGGGTTCTGGTGGTTGGTGCTGGAAATTCCGGGATGGAGATCGCCTATGATCTTGCAAACCATGGTGCCGACACCTCGATTGTTGTTCGCAGTCCG GTACACATAATGCCCAAGGAGCTGATCCGTCTCGGAATGACATTTGTCCAATACATGCCAGTTACAATAGTTGACCTTTTCTTAGTGAAGCTAGCCGATTTCATATTTGGTGATCTATCAAATTATGGCATCGTACGGCCTGGAGTTGGCCCCCTACAACTCAAATCCAAAACAGGTAGATCTTCTGTAATTGATGTTGGGACAGCAGGGTTGATTAAGAAAGGCGTCGTGAAG GTGTTCAAGAGGATTTCGAAGATCACTGGAAACAAAGTTCAGTTCGAATGCGGGAAGGACTGCGAATTCGATGCCATCGTGTTTGCAACAGGTTACAAGAGCAGTGcgaatctttggctcaag GCAGACGACAAGTGCATGGTGAATAGTGACGGACGTCCAAACACATGTCGTCCCAATATTTGGAAAGGAGAAAATGGCCTCTATTTCTCTGGTTTTAGGAGGATGGGATTGGCTGGTATTTGCATGGATGCTTATAATATTGCCAATGAAATCGTATCTGTCTACTGA